In Corylus avellana chromosome ca8, CavTom2PMs-1.0, the genomic stretch GTGGAATTGACTTTTCCCATAAATATGTAAAGATGGACGTAGATGTGTTTGCTGTAGACAAGCCCAAAAAGGTTGGAGGAAACCGACAAAAAAAACAACCACATCACCTAATCATCATTTCATGCAAAACCTGAGTATTATCATTTAAAGTTAGGTAAAATAAACCCCAACCCCAAGCCCAAGGTAATTACACGccttaaaatatcaaaatcagaCATTTTATACATATAAAATTCCGACCAGAGGAGGTAATTAAAGAATTACTACAATCATATAATTCTCTCTAGTCTACAATTCTTACTAAGAAGATCAGACAAAGTAAAAAGGTTAACTATTTTACATCTATATACGAAGCATTTGACAATTATTAATGACGGTGTTTACAACAGGTCCTATATTCCGAATAAGTACGAgttcacaaaataattaaaaagtgttgctatatataattataattacttAGAGTAAAcggtatttttatttaaaatggttaatcaaatttataaaaaaaattttacattgaattaataaagaaaatatgcaaaataaatattttattgaattaaccaaaaaaaaacaaaaaaaaagttatacatGTATGATACTTTTCAAATGAGTCATTTtaatttgagtaatgctacggAGCAGTATTCCATCAGCAATCCATCCGCATTTACCTTGGGTTAACTCAACTTGGgttaactatttaaaaaaaaaaaaaaaatcaaaaatgaaaaagtaaaccCACACCCACACGTAAAGATTATTTCATTTTCCCTCCCTCTCTGCAACATCTCCCGCCTCTCCCACCTGCACCGTCCCTTTCCCCTCTCCAGCCCACTACTGTCGCCACCCACCACAATGGAGGAGTCCCAGCACGAAGCAGCAGCACCGCTACCCACCATGGCCTTTTCCCCTGTAAGAAACTCttctaaaacttaaaaacattttttgattttcttgtacaataaaatttttgtgtgtttggatggaagaaattgcaaaaattgtgGTGGAAAACCTTTGGAAATGGAACTTTTGAACTTATGTACATACCCAAATCTGACGCCCATACTGAGTGCAGAAACAACAATAATTTGTTTGCCCTTAACTTGCCCACCCTCAAAACTCTCCACCACTAATTCAGGGGCACCCCTAGGATCCTTCAGCTATTGACGTTAGACCAGCAAATTTGTTGCTGCTGTTTCAATCTTCACTGTTTAGAGTCCTTAGTAAATTAAAACCTAGATGAACAATTGAACAAAGAAGGAAAATCAGCCTTCAAGTCTTTCAAGAACAAGctcagaaaagaagaagaaaagaaattctagaacaaagaaagagaaacttACTTCAATCTTCAAGTTCAAGAATAAAGAAGGAAGTGcccaaaaagaaacaagaacGAAGAAGGAAGAGTGTTTGGGATGTCTTAAAGTCATTAAGNNNNNNNNNNNNNNNNNNNNNNNNNNNNNNNNNNNNNNNNNNNNNNNNNNNNNNNNNNNNNNNNNNNNNNNNNNNNNNNNNNNNNNNNNNNNNNNNNNNNTGTTTTGGTGATGTGTTGAAGGGCTTCTTTGCCTTTTtgatcttctttttttaatttccttttagaTGTTTTTTGGGAGGATTCTTGGGCCTGAAGATCTTTTGGGTTTTGTACATACGACATTTGGGCTGCCACGTCAGTGTTTTTTGCACAGTGCTGACCCAGGCACAAGAGTTCTATCTCACCCCTCTAGAGGACTCCAATTAGGTTGGCCTTTTCTCTTTCGTCTTATTTCTCTGGCCGCCTGggttttttgtattattattattatttttttctattcgaAGGGGGGAAGGGAAAGGAGAAATTACAAGAATACAAACAAAAACGACGGAGAAAACCTAGTAACAGTAAAAAATGGGTCAAATAAATGATCAGAGTTATCAAACGAActaaaatggccaaaataggctgttatatataacaaaattccGTAAATGGAACAAAACCCCAAAGGGTTGCCGACACAACCATAATTATGCAAATTGATTGTTCAATTGCATAATTTTGATCTGTCAATTCAATAAGGCCTTCAATAAGATCTATTTATCTTAATAAGTGGGCTTTACGCCTTGAATTGGAGAATAAGTGAGCCCATCAAGACCTGACTTGGATAAGTTACAATTCAGTCAATGAATTGAAGCCAATTCTAATCTCTTTATTCTTCGGGAtgaatttgtttatttgttttatcaCCATACGGATTCATGATTGTAAAGGCTGTTTAAGCTTTTTAGCCTTTTTAATAAGTAGGCCTTTAAGTATCTATTGGGCCCAAAACTTATGACTTGAAATCAGAAAGATCATGATGAATATCAGTAATGAtagtaaaaaaatttccattttggCTTGTGTGGCTGAGGACTAAATCCCCTAAATAATAGGCATCAAAATTAGTATGTGCTCAGTAAATTAGTACCATTGCAAAAGTTTGTTAAGAGTTTGTGCACGTGAAAGCTcttgcaaataaaaaatatatttcatagtCCACACGCAAAACTATAGGGTAACTTGTATACTTATCATATGGCTTTTTTTAAGTGcccattaattattaaataaaaaataataattcaatttaattaCCACTAATGTAAAAATCTCACAGGAACTAACACGGCACTTTGCAAATAATTAACGTGAGAAGTCAAACAATTATGAGAATTTAGTGGAGACGTTATAATCAAATTGAATTGGAAAGTAAAATGTCACACAGAGTTGACAAAAAGCACCTCAATATCCATTGATTGATAGATANNNNNNNNNNNNNNNNNNNNNNNNNNNNNNNNNNNNNNNNNNNNNNNNNNNNNNNNNNNNNNNNNNNNNNNNNNNNNNNNNNNNNNNNNNNNNNNNNNNNTCAGGACTCCAGAATTTTCTATCTACATATTTATTTCTAGAGGAGCAAATCTTGCACATCAAAATACATACCAGTCTATCAAATCCCAAGGCCACATTTTAGACCAACATTGTCATCTTGTTAATTTGGCTCCCCAATCAGTGGGACGAGCTTCTCCATAAACAATGGGTGTTGGATAACTTGTGCCTAAAAGAAATGGATATGAATTCACGTTTTACCTCTagggcaagaaaaaaaaaattcccacgGGACAGATTCAATGAGCTCATTGCTTCTAAAGATGCTTCTCAAAACTGAGAAGTTGAAGTCACAGCAATTGAGTCACATCATCTATATATCAACAACTGAACGCGGAAGCCTTTTTACAAACAACATATTTGCATCTATGCATGTTCACTTCTAGAACGGATTGCAATATAGATAAAGAAATGAATGTTCAAGGAATTCAAATGTAAATTTgggaaaataataatgaaagaatATGATGAGAAATTACATTTCTTTTCGTCTTTAAGCCTCCGTCTTCCATGATTCTCCTATAAACGAGAGGCAAACAAGTCAGTATTGATGGCAGATACTATTTCatcaaaacaaccaaaaaaagaacACCTTAAGAACTGTAAAGGATTTTCAACAAAAATAGTAAATCTCATACTTTAGGTTGTATTAatctctttaaaaaatataataagatcaatgatgaaaataagtaaagaaagaaaaccttTTCACTAAGCTAAATAATTGCATTTGGGCAATTTGTTCTTTCTTCCACttgcccaaaaataaaataattccaGGCCGACGTCACACCTTACATGATTATTAAATTAGCATATGTTTCTCAACACGTTTTATTTTAGAGATTGGTTTGTAATAtctagtttgtaagaaatttatgtctAGTGGTTAGTGGTGCTCCTTTCTATATCacggtacttttttttttttttttttgcatctaACATTGTATATcgtattatgttatttaaaaattttaaataacgtggCAACATATTCATCGTATCGTATGAGAACATAAATACCATTCAATTTGTAAAATATAATCTAAGCCATGTATTAGATACTTTCTAAATTAGTCAATTTCACTTAATACGAAGAATGAAATTGACTAATTTAGAAACTGTTTTTtaacattataaaaataaacattaagGAGTTTTACTTCCCAAGTCCTTCCCATTACGTCTTGTTTcttcaaataatattaataaaagtatccatccaaaaaaaaacaaaaaaaaaaaaagaaaaagaaaaaaacccactTGATGACTTTTAAAGTCTTTAAGAAATGTAACCAAACACGAGCTAAGAGTCTAAGACCCCAAACTCCGATATCTTTTTTCCACGCCAACCATTTCTTGGCAGCCAAACAGAGCCTTAAAAAACATTTGTTATTAAAAACAGAGAGCCAAATATGTGTTTAAAAGTGGAAAGAAATACGCACATTGAAGCGGCGAAGCAGATGCTGGACCTGCTCAGCTTCTCCATCTTCGTCATCCACTTCACTGCATcgaaaaatacattaaaattaaaaataaaataaaatttcatttgatttaaaTGATAATTACTACTATCCACAACCAGAAATAAGACTAATGTGCAAAATTAGAGAGAAGTAAAAAAGCGAAATGAAGGGAGATTATCAGAGTACGTTTTGGGAGCGGTGGATTTGGGCCCTCTGCGAGGAGGGGCTTTGGGTGCAAACTTGTGCTGCAGAGAGAGATTTAATCAGACTTTTCAGGTCGAATTGCAAAGATTTTCAGAACCCAGATCCATTTTCGAATTCATATTGATATTGAGGGCGTGAAAGAAAACGCTTTTACCTTCCTAGGGGCCGAAGAGGACNNNNNNNNNNNNNNNNNNNNNNNNNNNNNNNNNNNNNNNNNNNNNNNNNNNNNNNNNNNNNNNNNNNNNNNNNNNNNNNNNNNNNNNNNNNNNNNNNNNNGAGTAATGCTACGGAGCAGTATTCTATCAGCAATCCGTCCGCATTTACCTTGGGTTAACCCAACTTGGGttaactatttttaaaaaaaaaaaaaaaaatcaaaaagtaaaCCCACATGTAAAGATTATTTCATTTTCCCTCCCTCTCTGCAACATCTCCCGCCTCTCCCACCTGCACCGGCCCTTTCCCCTCTCCCGCCCACTACTGTCGCCACCCACCACAATGGAGGAGTCCCAGCACGAAGCAGCAGCACCGCTACCCACCATGGCCTTTTCCCCTGTAAGAAACTCttctaaaacttaaaaacattttttgattttcttgtacaataaaatttttgtgaGTCTGGATGgaagaaattgcaaaaattgtgGTGGAAAACCTTTGGAAATGGAACTTTTGAACTTATGTACATACCCAAATCTGACGCCCATACTGAATGCAGAAACAACAATAATTTGTTTGCCCTTAACTTGCCCACCCTCAAAACTCTCCACCACTAATTCAGGGGCACCCCTAGGATCCTTCAGCTATTGACGTTAGACCAGCAAATTTGTTGCTGCTGTTTCAATCTTCACTGTTTAGAGTCCTTAGTAAATTAAAACTTAGATGAACAATTGAACAAAGAAGGAAAATCAGCCTTCAAGTCTTTCAAGAACAAGctcagaaaagaagaagaaaagaaattatagaacAAAGAATAAAGAAGGAAGGGCCCAAAAAGAAACAAGGACGAAGAAGGCAGAGTGTTTGGGATGTCTTAAAGTCATtaagattttttgctttttttttaagtgatgagACATTGTTCAATTTGTTCACAATTCACAAGACATCACAATTAATTACAATGCACAAGCCACAAGACTTATTTGTGGctatagttttttcttttagaaatggAAGCTAAAACTTccactgcaatttttttttttttttggaagatggataaatgtaacattataattaattaaagctaCTCCCTAGTTAATTGTTGGATATACACAATTAAACTTTAAAGTGTTAAAAACATATTTGCAGGAATAGCTTTTgcattatataattaattttttttggataatctCTATCAATGTAAATTatgcaaaattgattttttaaatgcTATATGGAAacaactctttttaaaaaaatttctttccagCATGTATACCGCATTAAAAATGGATGATCATTATGCATCTAGAAACTCTAACTCATAAGATGATACTTAGATGGTTCTGAAACCCTCAAtagatttaatttattgattcagATGGAAAGAAGTAATTCATTCATGTACAATGAATTCTAACTGCAAGACATCCATCCAAttccataaataaattttgaaatttctcaTGCTACTCCCTAATTAGATTGAACTCAATCACttactattgaaatatataattaaaattgataaaaaaaaaaaaaaaattatttcgtTAGTTGTATTTTGCCCCCCGTGAACAAAAGTTCTGGCTCCACCACTGGCCCGCTAAAGTGCCCTTTCTTTTCAAAGTAACAAATACACTGCCTCCTTCAGCAGCCCTAACCAAAAGCATGGATTTTTaacagaataaaataaataaattaattaaaaaaaaaaaaaaaaaaagtgcagaGCTCTATTCTGGCGAGGTAAAATTCAGGctattaaaatgatatttttttaacatagaTCAAAACATTCTGTTTGTCTGATTCTTCAGCAGTAAcgaaaatttcaaatatatgcATGAATTTAATACTGTTCCAAGCATTAGGGAAACACCACCTAATTTGGTCGTTATTATATTAACTTTAGGTTAATGTttctaatttgatttttttttttcttgtaataatTCATAGATTGACTCGGAAAATGAATGCGAGGATGAAAATTTACGTACACATTTTCCCGTTGGTGATGATCTGCCCCCTCAAATTGTCATTGAAAATGGTTTGTTCAGCTCTTATTCTCTTATTCGTACATTTTACGCatcatttgttgtttgtttattattattatttttttgtgttgtaGGTGAAAATGAAACTGTAAGTGATGAGGACGATAATAATGGCAAGGGCAAGGGCAAGTTTGAGTGGAAGCTCGTAAGTGAAGACGAAAATGTTGAGCAAAATCAGCGAGGTATGACATTTAGCTCTATGGAAGATCTTCGCTCATATTATAGGCGGTTTGGTCGGAAAAAAGGTTTTGGAGTGGTAATCAAAAAAGTCACTAGAGACAAAATCACTGGGGAAAGCACACGTGTCACCCTTGCATGTGGGCGTCAAGGCAAGCCACAACCCAAAACAAGCCAGCCAAATCCCACAGTAAAAACGGACTGCAAGGCGAAGTTGAATGCAAAGTTTGTTGAAGGACAGTGGTATGTGACTAGTGTAGTTATTGACCACAATCATGATTTAAGCCCAAAGACGGGAAGATATTTTAAATGCAATAGGAATTTGAATTCTAACGTGAGAAGAAAGATTATAATAAATGATATGTCTGGGATTAAACTGAGTCAGAGTTATAATGCTCTTGCTGTTGAAGCTGGGGGGTATGAGAATCTTCCTTTTATAGAAAAAGATTGCAGAAACTTCATTAACAAGGAAAGGCGCATTCGGCTTGGCCAAGGAGGTGCTAAAGCACTTCTAGACTATTTGAATAGGATGCAAGCAGCCGATAGTGGTTTCTACTTTAGAgttgatgttgatgatgattctagattgaaaaatgtattttgggTTGACGCAAGAAGTAGGGCATTGTATGAAAGTTTTGGGGATGTTGTGACATTTGACACGACATACTTAACTAACAAATATGGTATGCCATTTGCTCCATTCGTGGGAGTGAACCACCATGGTCAGTCAATCCTTTTTGGAGCAGCATTAATATCTAGTGAGGATACAGAAAATTTTGTATGGTTGTTTGAGAATTGGTTAAATTGCATGAATGGCCAAGCGCCCATCGCAATTATAACAGATCAAGATCGGGCTATGAAAAATGCAATTGCAAGAGTTTTCCCAGGAACCCGACACCGATATTGTCTATggcacattttgaaaaaaattcctgaCAAATTTAAATCATATTCAAATTATGTTGCCATTAAGAGTGCCATACATAAATGTGTTTATGAGTCTCAAACATGTGGTGACTTTGAGGTAGGAAGGAAAAGTCTACTAGATAGTTATGACCTTAATGATCATGATTGGTTGCACCAGTTATATAATGACCGGACTTTTTGGGTACCGGCATATCTAAAAGGTGTGTTTTGGGCTGGTATGAGGACTACACAGCGGAGTGAAAGTATGAATGCCTTTTTTGATGGCTATCTGCATCCGTCTACCACTTTGAAGCAATTTGTTGATCAATATGATCTTGCTTTGCGGAAGAAGGTTGAGAATGAGACTCATGCAGATTTTAAGTCTTTTACTACTAAGGTTTGATGTCTAACCTTCTATCATTTTGAGgaacaatttcaaaaactttacaCCAATACCAAATTCAAAGAAGTTCAGGTTGAGATAATGCACAGAATTTATTGTACTGTCTCCCTTTTGACTAAAGAGGGTTCAATTTGCACCTACCAAGTGATTGAACAGGTAAAAGTTCAAAATGCAGTAGTTGAAGATGCTTATGTGAAATTAGTAACATATGTTGTCTATTTCAATGGAGCTGAAGAtgaatttgaagtaaaatgcACATGTGACTCATTTGAATCAAGAGGCATCGTATGCAGACATGTCTTTTCTGTATTGTGTGCACATAACATTACATCTTTGCCACCCAAATATTATCTTGATCGTTGGAGGAAGGATGTGAAGCGAAGATATACTTTAattaaaagtagttttgatGCGTTGAGTGCCAACCCCGAAGTAGAAAGATATGACACCTTGTGCAAACGTATGCTTACATTAGCAGAGGTCGCTGCAAGAAACGTGGATGATTACACAAAAGTCAATAAGCATATTGATATGTTAATGAAGGAATTACGTGGTTCAAGTCCACCTTCGCTTGCACTTCCAGACGTATCTTTAGCATGTAATGAATTCATTGATGATGTTGAGTTGGCGGTAGATGGTAATGAAGTTCATAGTCCCAATGTAGCTAAAAAAAGAGGAAGGTTACCGCATAAAAGGAAGATGTCTGCGGTGGAAAAATCTACAGTGAAAAACAGTAATCCCAATCAAAGGAAACGAAAGAAGAAGGTTACTTACTTTCCTTCTCATattgcttaattattattattattaaaaaaaattgtgcatttcttaatatttttcctgttttttaCTTAAAGACTTCCCATGGAGATGATGTTCCACACAGTGATGTTTTTGAAACTCAAGAGAGTGCAACTACTGAggtattaaaaatgaaaataaataaatattttatgagaTTTGATTTATACTGTTATCTGAAATATTGAAATTGGACTTTGTAGGATATGTGGCCACTTGCGCTATTGGAACGGTGATTGGAATGGAAGGCCTACAAGTTAGAATGCATCTATTTTGATGTTTTGGCACTTTTTTGGTATTGTATAAACTAGTGAATGTGGATTTAATTTCATTGTAAATGATACCTGACATTTACAATATTGTAGATATTTGTAGAAGATGCCTCACTTTTTATATAAAGGTGAACTGTGATTGGATTTGTTTGAATGTTTGGGGAATTACGTGGCAAGGGAAAGTTATATAAATGTGATATCCAAGAAGTTAAGAAGCAAAATTCTGCATTTTTTCTCTATATTGGCTGAGGAGTGCTTGTAATTGGATGCCCTGAGTGTGCTAGTTGATTATGATTATTAAGTACAAATTTTCTGCAGACTTCCATTCTTCTTTGATTCTATTCATATTAGTTTATTTGACACTtgataatatttcaaaaagatGTTGAGGATTAGACTGGTAAGTTAGGGCTGACTCATGTGCCTgattttttgagattttatgCAGATTTCATATTAATGTAATCCATTAGCTCACCAACTAGTCGGAGGAATCTAATGAGATTGTGTACAAAATGTATTGTCTATCTAGGGTTTATGAGGTTGTTGACTTGCTATAGCATTtccaatttcctccatttattCTCACCTTTTTACATCCAATTTCCTCTGCACATATTTTGGACGCCTCACAATGCTAATGCATATATGCTGAAGTTATATGCAGAATTTTGCTTCTCAATCAATCAAGGCAACATACATGAGCTTTAATTGAAGTACATTCACTCTCCAAATTGTTGATCAATGTTATTGTTGGTTAATTTACAACACAATGAATAAGTTCATCTTAACATCAGCTTACTACCACTATATTGATTGTAACCACTAACATAAAATAGtatcatcaaaataaaaaaaaataaaaaaaataaaaaaacctaaagcAGCCTGATACATCCTCTCCTTAGACTAGTACAACTTTACTCTAGTTTGATACAACTCTTAACTTCAACTGAAATTGGACAGATTGATGCTCCATTTCAGTACGCATTCTATCTCCTGTGTCGTGTAGTCGTTTCATTTCAGTACGCATTCTTTTTTCGTAAGTGTCAATTTCTACCAAAGTTTTTTCCTGTCCAGGAGGTTCTGACATAAGCAAGAATTCCACAATAACATAGCAAACGCCCATTGGATGCATTGCTATTTGTAAACATTATTTTCCTGTCTGTACCTacacaaaaaattaaagctaAGGTGAAAATGATGTAGAACAAGATACAAAGTTGTACATAGATGTACCAAATGAGTTATTTCCATTCCATCTGCTAGACAACCAATCAAAAAAAAGGGCAAATCACCTTTTCCTTTctattaaattcaaatttaacaACCCACCACTTATCCTAATCACCACATATTCATACAATCTGGTGTTGACATGGTTTTGACCACTATGGTGTTAGGTCTTTAACAATCTCCAATACATTTTATCTTCACCTCTACTAGAAGGGAATTTAGaatacatgtcaaaaaatatgctcacaatttccaatttccaatttccaatttccaatcTTGAAAACCAAGAACAAGATGAGGATACAAGATGAGGATTCCAACAGCACATTCCCTCAATCATTGGGCTACCTAAGTATAAAGCAATTGAAGCATCATTGTCCaaagccaagaaaaaaaaaaggtcaggaAAAAGATCTTTCATAAAAGTATCACCATACCataaatcatgccaaaaacAAGCCACCgaatgttaaatttaacatgGTTTACTCCAACCAGCAAATCATTAATTTTACATGTACTCTTGGATATCAAAAGAATGAATACAAACTCATTAAACGAATAATAATTGAATGTGTTGATTTTGTTCaccaagaagaattacaaagaTGCAGAATAACACTAttcatatcaaattcttaattaCCCCTTAATCATGCAGAGATAAATTTGTGGCTCTCAACATCTTCAGTACCAAAAGCTGTATCCCAACTCTTCTTATCATCACTCTCAGGAAATTCTGCAGAATGttgagaagaggaagaggaggagaaaTGGAGCTTTCTCTTAAATCTTTTCGGATTTCCCATAATCCCTCAACACATTGCTTCATGGAAGGTCTTGATTTTCTGTAAGGTGCAAGGCATTGGTGAGCTACTATGAGTACCTTCTCCACTACCATGATCGATGCCGAGCTCCTTTGCAGCCTTGGGTCTATGGCAATTACAGCTTCCCCTTCTTTCAATTTCTGAATTGCCTGCatacatgaatttttttttagtttttctgttTTGATAGTTCATTGATTGGAAGCTTCTCATTGAGTATCTACAGGGTGATACTAAAGGATATGCTATGCAGTCATCTTATGAACAAGCAACTAACATGGTTTACGAAGGAAAGGCGGCTTTGTA encodes the following:
- the LOC132189435 gene encoding protein FAR-RED IMPAIRED RESPONSE 1-like; the protein is MEESQHEAAAPLPTMAFSPIDSENECEDENLRTHFPVGDDLPPQIVIENGENETVSDEDDNNGKGKGKFEWKLVSEDENVEQNQRGMTFSSMEDLRSYYRRFGRKKGFGVVIKKVTRDKITGESTRVTLACGRQGKPQPKTSQPNPTVKTDCKAKLNAKFVEGQWYVTSVVIDHNHDLSPKTGRYFKCNRNLNSNVRRKIIINDMSGIKLSQSYNALAVEAGGYENLPFIEKDCRNFINKERRIRLGQGGAKALLDYLNRMQAADSGFYFRVDVDDDSRLKNVFWVDARSRALYESFGDVVTFDTTYLTNKYGMPFAPFVGVNHHGQSILFGAALISSEDTENFVWLFENWLNCMNGQAPIAIITDQDRAMKNAIARVFPGTRHRYCLWHILKKIPDKFKSYSNYVAIKSAIHKCVYESQTCGDFEVGRKSLLDSYDLNDHDWLHQLYNDRTFWVPAYLKGVFWAGMRTTQRSESMNAFFDGYLHPSTTLKQFVDQYDLALRKKVENETHADFKSFTTKVKVQNAVVEDAYVKLVTYVVYFNGAEDEFEVKCTCDSFESRGIVCRHVFSVLCAHNITSLPPKYYLDRWRKDVKRRYTLIKSSFDALSANPEVERYDTLCKRMLTLAEVAARNVDDYTKVNKHIDMLMKELRGSSPPSLALPDVSLACNEFIDDVELAVDGNEVHSPNVAKKRGRLPHKRKMSAVEKSTVKNSNPNQRKRKKKTSHGDDVPHSDVFETQESATTEDMWPLALLER